A single region of the Deltaproteobacteria bacterium genome encodes:
- a CDS encoding cupin domain-containing protein, with protein MITIGSKLKKLREEAKLSLRDLGERIGLSASFLSQLELGQVSPSIASLENIADALNVNITYFFDDPAKPDSVVMRKGERKKIFSKGSKAIIQPLAHELSKKRIEPFMLTMEVGGESGEHPYSSRHGEEFGIVLKGRVRFVLEDKEYILEQGDSVYFNSTKPHNWKNIGREEAVIILVIPAQ; from the coding sequence ATGATAACGATCGGCAGCAAATTAAAAAAACTGCGCGAAGAAGCAAAACTGTCGCTCAGGGACCTCGGTGAAAGGATAGGGCTTTCTGCAAGTTTCCTTTCACAACTTGAACTCGGACAGGTCTCTCCGTCAATTGCATCTCTTGAAAACATTGCTGATGCCCTTAATGTAAATATTACATATTTTTTTGATGACCCTGCAAAACCTGATAGTGTTGTAATGAGAAAGGGTGAAAGAAAGAAGATATTCAGCAAGGGGTCAAAGGCAATAATCCAGCCACTGGCACATGAACTGAGCAAAAAAAGGATAGAGCCGTTTATGCTTACAATGGAGGTCGGCGGCGAGAGCGGTGAACATCCCTACTCTTCCCGTCATGGAGAGGAATTCGGAATAGTACTCAAAGGCAGGGTAAGGTTTGTTCTGGAGGATAAAGAGTATATCCTCGAACAAGGAGACAGCGTGTATTTTAATTCTACAAAACCACATAATTGGAAAAATATAGGCAGGGAAGAGGCTGTCATCATACTTGTTATTCCTGCGCAATAA